Proteins from one Streptomyces sp. NBC_00390 genomic window:
- a CDS encoding PIG-L family deacetylase yields the protein MRTSGPRRRSALLSRRGTKAAMILAPLVGIAWISGAAIASSDTQSAAGSSDARRKTGPAHSWHTPPAPRPAPAASVMQIVSHPDDDLFFMNPDTRQSITSRRSLTSVYLTAGESDGVNAARTGPLAPATPPPADKARYAEARQNGIRAAYAEMATGDRTSPWQRTAIPTAGGGSAELDTLRARPEIRLVWVQLREAGSILGDRPSSLHGLWDGRVDRLGAQLSSGTPVTAPFAYTKQQMIDTVAGLLERFGPTHVRMLDPTPGKVEETGHASDHQDHMYGARFTQAALERYALSRDHHAFSVQNYLGYRTGGLPQTLDAATAAAKLHTLKTYAWTDTANYCADPAGCGDRKTAARPEGHGWAYSVRYTRGESTSWMQPGRDGGLWAFSVLDTRLAVWHKAAGARETWTGPKLLGGGGIDSGVTSVRLADGRIAVFATRTTLGQAPGDYRRDVVTAVQNAPDGAFGPWLSLGTPEPDDASGLSDISAPAAAVDKAGRMTVYLRNGHHSLSSAAQRTDGSWMPWRERGGSDLHGDPVVASDAAGRQHVFVPTPRSVLSWTQAAPGAPLSGPTPTGLPPTTVALSAVPDGDGVQLWFRRPGSGAVGTVRFSGPLASPVRDLGGPAGFGPVSASGPGNGVLALRSGTGVPGTALPAPDDTGRTGPAEGPAAWQVAGPQFVGAPAGAPTGPQGTTLAALGQDGRLYWAETDGRASLSRWRPAG from the coding sequence ATGCGCACGTCCGGGCCTCGCCGCCGCTCCGCCCTGCTGTCCCGTCGGGGCACCAAGGCCGCCATGATCCTTGCGCCGCTCGTCGGCATCGCCTGGATCTCCGGTGCCGCGATCGCCTCGTCCGACACGCAGTCGGCAGCGGGTTCCTCGGACGCCCGGCGCAAGACCGGCCCCGCGCACTCCTGGCACACGCCTCCCGCGCCACGGCCCGCCCCCGCCGCATCGGTGATGCAGATCGTCTCCCACCCGGACGACGACCTGTTCTTCATGAACCCGGACACCCGCCAGTCGATCACCTCCCGCCGCAGCCTCACCAGCGTGTACCTCACGGCAGGCGAGTCGGACGGGGTCAACGCCGCCCGTACCGGCCCGCTGGCCCCTGCCACGCCGCCTCCCGCGGACAAGGCCCGTTACGCGGAGGCGAGGCAGAACGGCATCCGCGCCGCGTACGCGGAGATGGCCACCGGCGACCGCACCAGCCCCTGGCAGCGGACGGCGATCCCGACGGCCGGCGGCGGCAGCGCCGAGCTGGACACCCTGCGCGCCCGCCCCGAGATCCGCCTGGTGTGGGTGCAGCTGCGCGAGGCGGGCTCCATACTCGGCGACCGTCCCAGCAGCCTGCACGGGCTGTGGGACGGCCGTGTGGACCGCCTCGGCGCACAGCTGTCCTCCGGCACCCCGGTGACGGCGCCCTTCGCGTACACCAAGCAGCAGATGATCGACACGGTGGCCGGCCTGCTGGAGCGTTTTGGGCCCACGCATGTGCGGATGCTCGACCCGACGCCCGGCAAGGTCGAGGAGACGGGCCACGCCTCGGACCATCAGGACCACATGTACGGGGCCCGCTTCACGCAGGCCGCGCTCGAGAGGTACGCGCTCTCCCGGGACCACCACGCCTTCAGCGTGCAGAACTATCTCGGCTACCGCACCGGCGGACTGCCGCAGACGCTCGACGCGGCGACCGCCGCGGCGAAGCTGCACACGCTCAAGACCTACGCGTGGACCGACACCGCCAACTACTGCGCCGACCCGGCGGGCTGCGGCGACCGCAAGACGGCCGCGCGTCCCGAAGGCCACGGCTGGGCGTACTCCGTGCGCTACACCCGGGGCGAGTCGACGTCGTGGATGCAGCCGGGCCGGGACGGCGGGCTGTGGGCGTTCTCGGTGCTCGACACCCGGCTCGCCGTCTGGCACAAGGCGGCGGGTGCACGGGAGACATGGACGGGGCCGAAGCTGCTCGGCGGCGGGGGCATCGACAGCGGTGTCACCTCCGTACGGCTGGCCGACGGCCGGATCGCGGTTTTCGCCACCCGTACGACGCTGGGGCAGGCTCCCGGCGACTACCGCAGGGATGTGGTCACGGCCGTGCAGAACGCGCCCGACGGCGCGTTCGGGCCGTGGCTCTCGCTCGGCACACCGGAGCCGGACGACGCGAGCGGTCTCTCCGACATCAGCGCCCCCGCCGCGGCCGTGGACAAGGCCGGGCGGATGACGGTCTATCTGCGCAACGGCCACCACTCGCTCAGCTCCGCGGCCCAGCGGACGGACGGCTCGTGGATGCCGTGGCGCGAGCGCGGCGGCAGCGATCTGCACGGCGACCCGGTGGTGGCCTCGGACGCCGCGGGCCGTCAGCACGTCTTCGTCCCCACCCCGAGGTCGGTGCTGTCGTGGACCCAGGCGGCCCCGGGTGCACCGCTGAGCGGCCCGACGCCGACCGGTCTGCCGCCGACGACCGTCGCCCTGAGCGCGGTCCCGGACGGGGACGGCGTACAGCTCTGGTTCCGCAGGCCCGGTTCGGGCGCGGTGGGCACGGTCCGGTTCTCCGGACCGCTGGCCTCGCCCGTCCGGGATCTGGGCGGTCCGGCGGGCTTCGGCCCGGTCAGCGCATCGGGGCCGGGCAACGGCGTGCTCGCGCTCCGGTCCGGGACGGGCGTCCCGGGCACGGCGCTGCCCGCCCCCGACGACACCGGGCGGACCGGGCCCGCCGAGGGTCCCGCGGCCTGGCAGGTGGCCGGCCCGCAGTTCGTCGGTGCGCCCGCGGGCGCACCGACCGGCCCGCAGGGCACGACGCTGGCAGCGCTGGGCCAGGACGGCCGGCTGTACTGGGCCGAGACGGACGGCCGCGCTTCGCTGTCCCGGTGGCGTCCGGCGGGCTGA
- a CDS encoding bifunctional [glutamine synthetase] adenylyltransferase/[glutamine synthetase]-adenylyl-L-tyrosine phosphorylase has translation MTGPGRRSSTFTRLLRHGFTDPSAAGRLLDLPEMSSVRSDPVLLDSLGASADPDLALRSLVRMVEAQEPGERRRLLDTVVTAKPLRDRLLGVLGASEALGDHLARHPRDWQALVTYEASDLHPGVAEFERCLADATDTVSLRVAYRRCLLSIAARDVCGTTDVAQTAAELADLATATLRAALAIARAAAPQDAAACRLAVIAMGKCGGHELNYVSDVDVIFVGEPADGDAEEAKALQAATRLASHLMRICSETTVEGTIWPVDANLRPEGRNGPLVRTLSSHLAYYQRWAKTWEFQALLKARPVAGDPALGEEYIEALAPLVWQAAERENFVPDVQKMRRRVVDNIPVAEIERELKLGPGGLRDVEFAVQLLQLVHGRSDATLHSGTTLDALGALASGGYVGRADAAQLDDAYRFLRAMEHRIQLYRLRRTHLVPEGEADLRRLGRSLGMRTDPVATLNKEWKRHASVVRRLHEKLFYRPLLDAVAQLTPGETRLSPKAAGQRLEALGYADPAAALRHLEALSSGVSRKAAIQRTLLPVLLGWFADSADPDAGLLGFRKVSDALGKTPWYLRLLRDEGAAAENLARVLSAGRLAPDLLLRAPEAVAILGDPEGLAPRDRDHLEQEVLAAVGRADSAEGAVAAARGVRRRELFRTAAADLIGSYGTEESPAEVDTGALVDRVGKAITDLTAATIAGALRAAVREQWGDTLPTRFAVIGMGRFGGHELGYGSDADVLFVHEPRDGVDEQEAAKAANTVVTEMRRLLQLPTADPPLLIDADLRPEGKSGPMVRTLASYEAYYRRWSLVWESQALLRARPMAGDLELAGRFIELIGPLRYPAEGLGEDAVREIRRLKARMESERLPRGADPTLHTKLGRGGLSDVEWTVQLFQMNHGWAEPGLRTTRTREALAAAHAAGLMDTEHAQILDEAWVLATRVRNAVMLVRGRAGDTFPSDGRELGAVGRYLGYGPGHVGDMLDDYRRITRRARAVMEELFYGA, from the coding sequence ATGACGGGGCCGGGGCGCAGGAGCAGCACTTTCACCCGACTGCTGCGGCACGGCTTCACGGACCCCTCCGCCGCCGGGCGGCTGTTGGACCTGCCCGAGATGTCCTCCGTCCGCAGTGACCCGGTGCTCCTCGACTCCCTGGGCGCGAGCGCCGACCCCGATCTCGCCCTGCGTTCCCTCGTGCGCATGGTCGAGGCCCAGGAACCCGGCGAGCGCCGGCGACTGCTCGACACGGTCGTCACCGCGAAGCCGCTGCGGGACCGGCTGCTGGGTGTCCTCGGCGCGTCCGAGGCGCTCGGCGACCATCTGGCCCGCCACCCGCGGGACTGGCAGGCGCTGGTCACCTACGAGGCGTCCGATCTGCACCCCGGCGTCGCGGAGTTCGAACGCTGTCTCGCGGACGCCACCGACACCGTCTCGCTCCGGGTCGCCTACCGCCGCTGTCTGCTGTCCATCGCGGCGCGTGACGTGTGCGGCACAACCGATGTCGCCCAGACCGCGGCCGAGCTCGCCGACCTGGCCACCGCGACCCTGCGTGCCGCGCTCGCCATCGCCCGTGCCGCAGCCCCGCAGGACGCCGCCGCCTGCCGTCTGGCCGTGATCGCCATGGGCAAGTGCGGAGGCCACGAGCTCAACTACGTCTCCGACGTGGACGTGATCTTCGTCGGCGAGCCCGCGGACGGCGACGCGGAGGAGGCCAAGGCCCTCCAGGCGGCGACGCGGCTCGCCTCCCATCTGATGCGGATCTGCTCCGAGACCACGGTCGAGGGCACGATCTGGCCGGTGGACGCCAATCTGCGTCCCGAGGGCCGCAACGGACCGCTGGTGCGCACCCTCTCCAGCCATCTCGCCTACTACCAGCGCTGGGCCAAGACCTGGGAGTTCCAGGCGCTGCTCAAGGCCAGACCGGTGGCCGGCGACCCGGCGCTCGGCGAGGAGTACATCGAGGCGCTGGCCCCGCTGGTGTGGCAGGCCGCCGAGCGCGAGAACTTCGTGCCCGACGTACAGAAGATGCGCCGCCGCGTCGTCGACAACATCCCCGTGGCCGAGATCGAACGCGAGCTCAAGCTCGGCCCCGGCGGGCTGCGCGACGTCGAGTTCGCCGTACAGCTGCTCCAGCTCGTGCACGGCCGCAGCGACGCCACCCTGCACAGCGGCACCACCCTGGACGCGCTGGGGGCGCTCGCCTCCGGCGGGTACGTGGGCCGGGCCGACGCCGCCCAGCTGGACGACGCCTACCGGTTCCTGCGCGCCATGGAGCACCGCATCCAGCTCTACCGGCTGCGGCGTACGCATCTGGTGCCGGAGGGCGAGGCCGATCTGCGCCGCCTCGGCCGCTCCCTCGGTATGCGCACCGACCCCGTCGCCACGCTCAACAAGGAGTGGAAGCGGCACGCCTCGGTGGTGCGCAGGCTCCACGAGAAGCTCTTCTACCGGCCGCTGCTCGACGCGGTCGCCCAGCTCACGCCGGGCGAGACCCGGCTCAGCCCGAAGGCGGCCGGACAGCGTCTGGAGGCACTCGGCTACGCGGACCCGGCCGCGGCCCTGCGTCACCTGGAGGCGCTGTCCTCGGGCGTCAGCCGCAAGGCGGCGATTCAGCGCACACTGCTGCCCGTGCTGCTCGGCTGGTTCGCGGACTCCGCCGACCCGGACGCCGGACTGCTGGGCTTCCGGAAGGTCTCCGACGCGCTCGGCAAGACGCCCTGGTACCTGCGGCTGCTGCGCGACGAGGGCGCCGCCGCCGAGAACCTGGCCCGGGTGCTCTCCGCCGGCCGTCTCGCTCCCGACCTGCTGCTGCGCGCCCCGGAGGCGGTCGCCATCCTCGGCGACCCCGAAGGCCTGGCGCCCCGCGACCGCGACCATCTGGAGCAGGAGGTGCTGGCGGCCGTCGGGCGCGCGGACAGCGCCGAGGGCGCGGTCGCCGCGGCCCGCGGGGTGCGCCGCCGGGAGCTGTTCCGTACCGCCGCCGCCGATCTCATCGGCTCGTACGGCACCGAGGAGAGCCCCGCCGAGGTCGACACGGGCGCGCTGGTGGACCGGGTGGGCAAGGCGATCACCGACCTGACCGCCGCGACCATCGCGGGCGCGCTGCGGGCCGCGGTGCGCGAGCAGTGGGGCGACACGCTGCCCACCAGGTTCGCGGTCATCGGAATGGGCCGCTTCGGCGGGCACGAGCTCGGCTACGGCTCCGACGCCGATGTGCTCTTCGTCCATGAACCGCGCGACGGCGTGGACGAGCAGGAGGCGGCGAAGGCCGCGAACACAGTGGTCACCGAGATGCGCCGGCTGCTGCAGCTGCCCACCGCGGACCCGCCGCTGCTGATCGACGCCGATCTGCGGCCCGAGGGCAAGAGCGGTCCCATGGTGCGCACCCTCGCCTCGTACGAGGCCTACTACCGCCGCTGGTCGCTGGTGTGGGAGAGCCAGGCGCTGCTGCGCGCCCGCCCGATGGCCGGTGACCTGGAGCTCGCGGGCCGGTTCATCGAGCTGATCGGCCCGCTGCGCTACCCGGCCGAGGGCCTCGGCGAGGACGCGGTGCGCGAGATCCGCCGGCTGAAGGCGCGCATGGAGTCCGAGCGGCTGCCCCGGGGTGCGGACCCCACGCTGCACACGAAGCTCGGCCGTGGCGGGCTCAGCGATGTCGAGTGGACGGTCCAGCTGTTCCAGATGAACCACGGCTGGGCCGAACCGGGGCTGCGCACCACCCGCACCCGCGAGGCGCTCGCCGCCGCGCATGCCGCGGGCCTCATGGACACCGAGCACGCGCAGATCCTGGACGAGGCCTGGGTCCTCGCGACCCGGGTGCGCAACGCCGTGATGCTGGTCCGCGGCCGGGCCGGCGACACCTTCCCCTCGGACGGCCGCGAACTGGGCGCGGTGGGCCGCTACCTCGGCTACGGCCCCGGCCACGTCGGCGACATGCTCGACGACTACCGCCGCATCACACGCCGAGCGCGCGCGGTGATGGAGGAACTGTTCTACGGCGCGTAG
- a CDS encoding phosphatase PAP2 family protein — protein MGEATVKTLEGRTATPSPMVDDEVDARAPRSRQRTARSPRRPRIWFEILLIAVSYWTYSLIRNAVPEQKSQALRNADWIWDVEKTLGIAVEQTVNHAVNSVTWLIVSMNYYYATLHFIVTIGVLVWLYRGHPGRYAAARLVLFSTTGVALVGYYLYPLAPPRLMNGQHFIDTVLVHETWGSMASGNFKNMSNQYAAMPSMHIGWSLWCGLIICTLAAAPWAKILGALYPTTTLVVIVATANHFWLDAVGGMICLAFGFAVSYAWYRALPHQLPQLPAQPTSLPRDPNGGLRRFLPAART, from the coding sequence ATGGGTGAAGCGACCGTGAAGACTCTGGAAGGCCGAACGGCAACCCCGTCACCCATGGTGGACGACGAGGTCGATGCGCGTGCGCCGCGCAGTCGGCAGCGCACCGCCCGGTCGCCGCGCCGCCCGCGGATCTGGTTCGAAATCCTCTTGATCGCGGTCAGTTACTGGACGTACTCGCTCATCCGCAACGCCGTGCCGGAGCAGAAGAGCCAGGCGCTGCGCAACGCGGACTGGATCTGGGACGTCGAGAAGACGCTCGGCATAGCAGTGGAGCAGACGGTCAACCACGCCGTGAACTCGGTGACATGGCTGATCGTGTCGATGAATTACTACTACGCCACGCTGCACTTCATCGTGACCATCGGTGTGCTGGTGTGGCTCTACCGAGGGCACCCGGGCCGCTACGCGGCAGCCCGGCTCGTCCTGTTCTCCACCACGGGTGTGGCACTGGTCGGTTACTACCTGTACCCGCTCGCACCCCCTCGGCTGATGAACGGGCAGCACTTCATCGACACGGTGCTGGTCCATGAGACCTGGGGCTCGATGGCCTCGGGCAACTTCAAGAACATGTCGAACCAGTACGCGGCGATGCCCTCCATGCACATCGGATGGTCGCTGTGGTGCGGCCTGATCATCTGCACGCTGGCGGCCGCTCCGTGGGCGAAGATCCTCGGCGCGCTGTACCCGACGACGACACTGGTCGTCATCGTCGCCACGGCGAACCACTTCTGGCTCGACGCGGTGGGCGGCATGATCTGCCTGGCGTTCGGCTTCGCGGTCTCCTACGCGTGGTACCGGGCACTGCCGCACCAGCTCCCGCAGCTGCCGGCGCAGCCTACGAGCCTTCCCCGTGACCCGAACGGCGGCCTCCGCCGCTTCCTGCCGGCGGCGCGGACCTGA
- a CDS encoding LacI family DNA-binding transcriptional regulator — MTAPARLADIAAQAGVSEATVSRVLNGKPSVAETTRQSVLAALDVLGYERPVRLRRRSAGLVGLITPELENPIFPALAQVIGQALTRQGYTPVLATQTPGGSTEDELTEMLVDRGVLGIIYVSGLHADSTADMRRYDRLRSQGVPFVLVDGFSPEVQAPFISPDDRGAMHLAVTHLVSLGHTRLGLALGPRRFVPVQRKIEGFVEAVRDRLGLDAHTVGTELIEHSLYTLEGGQAAAAQLMDRGCTAVVCASDMMALGAIRAARQRGLEVPDDISVVGFDDSPLIAFTDPPLTTVRKPVPAMGQATVRTLLEEIGGNGTSEAQRRAPVHGEFVFMPELVVRGSTASAPGSARISAPPR; from the coding sequence GTGACCGCTCCCGCGCGCCTGGCCGACATCGCAGCCCAGGCGGGGGTCAGCGAAGCGACGGTGAGCCGGGTGCTCAACGGGAAACCGTCGGTCGCGGAGACCACCCGCCAGTCCGTACTCGCCGCGCTCGACGTGCTCGGCTACGAACGGCCCGTGCGGCTGCGGCGGCGCAGCGCCGGACTGGTCGGGCTGATCACCCCGGAGCTGGAGAACCCCATCTTTCCGGCTCTCGCCCAGGTCATCGGGCAGGCGCTGACCCGGCAGGGCTACACCCCGGTGCTCGCGACCCAGACCCCGGGCGGGTCCACGGAGGACGAGCTCACCGAGATGCTGGTGGACCGCGGGGTCTTAGGCATCATCTACGTCTCCGGGCTGCATGCCGACAGCACCGCCGATATGCGGCGCTACGACCGGCTTCGTTCACAAGGCGTCCCGTTCGTCCTGGTCGACGGATTCTCCCCGGAGGTACAGGCGCCGTTCATTTCCCCTGACGACCGGGGGGCGATGCATCTCGCGGTCACACACCTCGTCTCGCTCGGTCACACCCGGCTCGGCCTGGCGCTCGGACCACGGCGTTTCGTGCCCGTGCAGCGGAAGATCGAAGGGTTCGTCGAGGCGGTGCGGGACCGGCTGGGGCTGGATGCGCACACCGTCGGGACGGAATTGATCGAACATTCCCTGTACACCCTGGAGGGCGGCCAGGCGGCCGCGGCGCAGCTGATGGACCGCGGCTGTACGGCGGTTGTATGCGCGAGCGACATGATGGCTCTGGGGGCGATACGGGCGGCGCGGCAGCGCGGGCTCGAAGTGCCCGACGACATCTCGGTCGTGGGTTTCGACGATTCGCCACTGATCGCCTTCACGGATCCACCGCTGACCACGGTCAGGAAACCGGTGCCCGCGATGGGCCAGGCCACGGTCCGCACGCTGCTGGAGGAGATCGGCGGCAACGGGACGTCCGAGGCGCAGCGGAGGGCTCCGGTTCACGGCGAGTTCGTCTTCATGCCGGAGCTGGTGGTTCGCGGTTCAACGGCTTCGGCGCCGGGCTCGGCCCGGATTTCTGCACCCCCACGGTGA
- a CDS encoding GNAT family N-acetyltransferase: MITDSAFRLAADTEADLTALVGLHDGAARWMVRGGIDQWKPGDKDTEHFRRRIGAGEVWLLGHGGRAAGGYELWWEDEPAWGVQPPVAGYVHRLMTDRAKAPAGSGRAMLAHAERRIAASGRELARLDCLSRNPRLRTYYEAAGYRVVGEQPVKVAADGSRYGVLLLEKSLV, translated from the coding sequence ATGATCACCGACTCTGCCTTCCGGCTCGCCGCGGACACCGAAGCCGACCTGACCGCGCTGGTCGGCCTCCACGACGGCGCGGCGCGCTGGATGGTGCGGGGCGGCATCGACCAGTGGAAGCCGGGCGACAAGGACACGGAGCACTTCCGCCGCCGGATCGGGGCGGGTGAGGTCTGGCTGCTGGGGCACGGTGGCCGGGCCGCCGGAGGGTACGAGCTGTGGTGGGAGGACGAGCCCGCCTGGGGAGTTCAGCCGCCGGTCGCCGGTTACGTGCACCGCCTGATGACCGACCGGGCCAAGGCTCCGGCCGGATCGGGACGGGCGATGCTCGCCCATGCCGAGCGGCGCATCGCCGCCTCCGGGCGGGAGTTGGCGCGGCTGGACTGCTTGAGCCGCAACCCGCGGCTGCGGACGTACTACGAGGCGGCCGGGTACCGCGTGGTCGGCGAGCAGCCCGTCAAGGTGGCCGCGGACGGTAGCCGTTACGGGGTGCTGTTGCTCGAGAAGTCCCTTGTGTGA
- a CDS encoding 5-carboxymethyl-2-hydroxymuconate Delta-isomerase, with the protein MPQITVDYSHSVESSFDRQGFALALHPLIAKTADTQLAACKTRFRRVDETVVADGTAQAAVVHIAVALLPGRSQEVKAQLSEVVLDLLAEYLRPAGGVAPVASAEVRDLEASYRRR; encoded by the coding sequence ATGCCGCAGATCACCGTCGACTACTCGCACTCCGTGGAGTCCTCCTTCGACCGCCAGGGCTTCGCGCTCGCGCTGCACCCGCTGATCGCCAAGACCGCCGACACCCAACTCGCGGCCTGCAAAACCCGGTTCCGCCGTGTCGACGAGACCGTCGTCGCGGACGGCACGGCCCAGGCCGCCGTCGTCCACATCGCGGTGGCGCTGCTGCCGGGCCGCAGCCAGGAGGTCAAGGCGCAGCTGTCCGAGGTCGTGCTCGATCTGCTGGCCGAGTATCTGCGGCCGGCGGGCGGCGTCGCGCCGGTCGCATCGGCCGAGGTGCGGGACCTGGAGGCGTCCTACCGCAGGCGCTGA
- a CDS encoding TetR/AcrR family transcriptional regulator, with protein sequence MTTGVRRRMGVEERRQQLIQVALELFSLRSPDEVSIDEIAAAAGISRPLVYHYFPGKQSLYEAALHRAAEELAARFHEPHEGPLGARLLRVMGRFFDFVDEHGTGFSALMRGGPAVGSTATNAMIDEVRHAAYRQILSHLRIEEPSPRLQLVVRSWVSLAESTALLWLDGRRVPRAELELQLVHDFAALTAVSAAYDDEMADILIGILADEPADGPFGDLVGRLTTLAPAMVKVPAQRLR encoded by the coding sequence ATGACGACCGGGGTGCGGCGACGAATGGGCGTCGAGGAGCGCAGGCAGCAGCTCATCCAAGTGGCGCTGGAGCTGTTCAGCCTCCGCTCCCCCGACGAGGTGTCGATCGACGAGATCGCGGCGGCCGCCGGGATCTCGCGGCCGCTGGTCTATCACTACTTCCCCGGCAAGCAGAGCCTGTACGAGGCGGCGCTGCACCGCGCCGCCGAGGAGCTCGCCGCTCGGTTCCACGAGCCGCACGAGGGGCCGCTGGGGGCCCGGCTGCTGCGGGTGATGGGCCGGTTCTTCGACTTCGTCGACGAACACGGGACCGGGTTCTCCGCATTGATGCGAGGCGGACCCGCCGTGGGTTCCACGGCCACCAATGCGATGATCGACGAGGTCCGGCACGCGGCGTACCGGCAGATCCTGTCCCATTTGCGGATCGAGGAGCCGTCCCCGCGGCTGCAGCTGGTGGTGCGCTCCTGGGTGTCGCTCGCCGAGTCGACGGCGCTGCTGTGGCTGGACGGGCGGCGGGTGCCGCGCGCCGAGCTGGAGTTGCAGCTGGTGCACGACTTCGCCGCGCTGACCGCGGTCAGCGCGGCGTACGACGACGAGATGGCCGACATCCTCATCGGCATCCTGGCTGACGAGCCGGCCGACGGACCGTTCGGTGATCTCGTCGGCCGGCTGACGACGCTGGCGCCCGCGATGGTGAAAGTTCCCGCTCAGCGCCTGCGGTAG
- a CDS encoding PDR/VanB family oxidoreductase, with product MPRLRTAVLVAGAALLTRRALRRRVRRSPLWPLPALPTPVSGRAPRRNAAFRALVTERTEPAEGVVQLRLEAAGLPAWQPGAHIDVVLPSGLVRPYSLCGDPSEPGTYTIAARLIEDGRGGSREVHEQLQEGVDIEIRGPRNRFPLADSKAYVFVAGGIGITPILPMVRALAAAGANWRLLYGGRSRASMPYVDELAKLGADGDRVLVVPEDESGLPDLAAFLAGTAPGTAVHCCGPDPLMDAVAALLPASCTLHLERFAPGAAGPGDDVPFEVELRRSGRMVQVAPGRSVLSAVRAELPDVPYSCEQGFCGTCQQRVLEGEIDHRDELLTDGERDDSMLICVSRCRGGRLVIDL from the coding sequence GTGCCCCGGCTGCGTACCGCCGTCCTGGTCGCCGGCGCCGCCCTGCTCACCAGGCGCGCGCTGCGCCGCCGTGTCCGGCGCTCCCCGCTGTGGCCGCTGCCGGCACTCCCGACACCCGTCTCCGGCCGGGCACCGAGGCGCAACGCCGCATTCCGTGCGCTGGTCACCGAGCGCACCGAACCCGCCGAAGGCGTCGTCCAGCTCAGGCTGGAGGCCGCCGGGCTGCCCGCGTGGCAGCCGGGCGCGCACATCGACGTGGTGCTGCCCTCGGGGCTGGTCCGCCCGTACTCGCTGTGCGGCGACCCGTCCGAGCCGGGGACGTACACGATCGCCGCACGCCTGATCGAGGACGGCCGCGGCGGCTCCCGCGAGGTGCACGAACAGCTCCAGGAAGGCGTGGACATCGAGATCCGCGGCCCGCGCAACCGGTTCCCGCTCGCCGATTCCAAGGCGTACGTGTTCGTCGCGGGCGGCATCGGGATCACTCCGATCCTGCCGATGGTGCGGGCACTCGCGGCCGCCGGCGCCAACTGGCGGCTGCTGTACGGCGGCCGCTCGCGCGCCTCGATGCCGTACGTGGACGAGCTGGCGAAGCTGGGCGCGGACGGCGACCGGGTGCTGGTGGTCCCCGAGGACGAGTCGGGCCTGCCGGACCTCGCCGCCTTTCTGGCCGGTACGGCCCCGGGCACGGCGGTCCACTGCTGCGGACCCGACCCGCTGATGGACGCGGTCGCCGCGCTGCTGCCGGCCTCCTGCACCCTGCATCTCGAGCGTTTCGCCCCCGGGGCGGCCGGGCCCGGCGACGACGTGCCGTTCGAGGTCGAACTGCGCCGCAGCGGCAGGATGGTTCAGGTCGCGCCAGGCCGGTCGGTGCTCTCGGCCGTCCGTGCCGAGCTCCCGGACGTCCCGTACTCCTGCGAGCAGGGCTTCTGCGGCACCTGCCAACAGCGCGTCCTGGAAGGTGAGATCGACCACCGCGACGAGCTCCTGACGGACGGGGAGCGCGACGACTCGATGCTGATCTGCGTCTCCCGCTGCCGGGGCGGGCGGCTGGTGATCGACCTGTAA
- a CDS encoding metal-dependent hydrolase, translating to MSNTQPRPVATERIPLKARKVAFEWSDTPLHWVPGEPFATHTMNVLHLLLPAGERWFVHVYKQVLPYIKDDRLREDVIGFIGQEAVHSQAHDDVLPHLRELGLDPEPYTAQVDWLFEKLLGDRTLPPGRARTWWLMERVALIAAIEHYTAFLGDWILGAEELDRRGADPVMLDMLRWHGAEEVEHRSVAFELFMHVDGSYRRRVRTWAIAFSTLVFLWQRGARFFMENDPTLRDGRASVGQFYRAGRRGVLPSTPAMLRSIPRYLSHAYHPSQEGSTAQAVAYLASSPGANGGR from the coding sequence ATGTCTAATACCCAGCCACGTCCGGTCGCGACCGAGCGGATACCGCTCAAGGCACGCAAGGTCGCCTTCGAGTGGTCGGACACACCGTTGCACTGGGTACCCGGAGAGCCCTTCGCGACACACACGATGAATGTGCTTCACCTACTGCTCCCGGCGGGCGAGCGATGGTTCGTCCATGTCTACAAGCAGGTGCTGCCCTACATCAAGGACGATCGGCTGCGCGAGGACGTCATCGGGTTCATCGGGCAGGAGGCCGTGCACTCCCAGGCCCACGACGACGTGCTGCCGCACCTTCGGGAGCTCGGTCTGGACCCGGAGCCGTACACGGCGCAGGTGGACTGGCTGTTCGAGAAGCTGCTCGGGGACCGGACGCTGCCACCGGGCAGGGCGCGCACGTGGTGGCTGATGGAGCGCGTCGCCCTGATCGCGGCGATCGAGCACTACACCGCGTTCCTGGGCGACTGGATCCTGGGCGCCGAGGAGCTGGACCGGCGGGGCGCGGACCCGGTGATGCTGGACATGCTGCGCTGGCACGGTGCGGAGGAGGTCGAGCACCGCTCGGTCGCGTTCGAGCTGTTCATGCACGTGGACGGCAGCTACCGCCGCCGGGTGCGCACCTGGGCGATCGCCTTCTCCACACTGGTCTTCCTCTGGCAGCGCGGCGCCCGCTTCTTCATGGAGAACGACCCCACGCTGCGGGACGGGCGCGCGAGCGTCGGCCAGTTCTACCGCGCGGGCCGCCGCGGCGTGCTGCCCAGCACGCCCGCGATGCTGCGCTCGATCCCCCGGTACCTCAGCCACGCCTACCACCCTTCCCAGGAGGGCAGTACGGCCCAGGCGGTGGCCTATCTGGCCTCCTCACCCGGCGCGAACGGAGGCCGCTGA